A stretch of the Coprobacillus cateniformis genome encodes the following:
- a CDS encoding (2Fe-2S)-binding protein, which translates to MLIKMNLNGKDIEALIEPDMLLIDFLRSQGCLSVKRGCDTSNCGLCTVLADDKPILSCSVLAARMDGHQIITLEGMQEEAQRLAEFIADQGAEQCGFCNPGMMMNAIALLKENPYPSDEDILDYLAGNLCRCSGYEGQLRGMKAYIAYLEQGKENS; encoded by the coding sequence ATGCTTATTAAAATGAATTTAAATGGAAAAGATATTGAAGCTTTGATTGAACCAGATATGTTATTGATTGATTTCTTACGCTCTCAAGGGTGTTTAAGCGTCAAACGTGGATGTGATACAAGTAATTGTGGTTTATGTACAGTTTTAGCTGATGACAAACCTATTCTATCATGTAGTGTTTTGGCTGCTAGAATGGATGGTCATCAAATAATCACATTAGAAGGAATGCAGGAAGAAGCTCAAAGGTTAGCTGAATTTATTGCTGATCAGGGGGCTGAACAATGTGGTTTCTGTAATCCTGGAATGATGATGAATGCAATTGCTCTTTTAAAAGAAAATCCTTATCCTAGTGATGAAGATATTTTAGATTATTTAGCAGGAAATTTATGTCGCTGTTCTGGTTATGAGGGGCAATTACGTGGTATGAAAGCTTATATTGCTTATCTTGAACAAGGAAAGGAGAACTCATGA
- a CDS encoding nucleotidyltransferase family protein: MKIHMIYLAAGNSRRFGSNKLLYSFRGLPLYQYGLKQLRELLEKNENYTLDVVTQYDEIIEYIKELSCPRLYSIKSEKSHLGLSYSIQAGIQKYSNDKDCYFLFLVADQPYIQSSTMNGMINLIINNHALLGTVKYQQQVGNPTMFHCQLYNELMKLKGDEGGRKIIDKYSSVCLKVPVMDRKELYDYDYLQDIKNNEV; encoded by the coding sequence ATGAAAATACATATGATCTACTTAGCGGCGGGTAATAGCCGTCGCTTTGGTTCTAATAAATTACTTTATTCATTTCGTGGCTTACCATTATATCAATATGGTTTGAAACAATTACGAGAACTCTTAGAAAAAAATGAAAATTATACTTTAGATGTTGTGACTCAATATGATGAAATTATTGAGTATATCAAAGAATTATCATGTCCTCGTTTGTATTCAATAAAGAGTGAAAAAAGTCATTTAGGTTTATCATACTCAATTCAAGCTGGAATTCAAAAATATAGTAATGATAAAGATTGTTATTTCTTATTTTTGGTTGCTGATCAGCCTTATATTCAATCATCAACGATGAACGGTATGATTAATCTTATAATCAATAATCATGCTTTATTAGGAACTGTTAAATATCAACAGCAAGTCGGTAATCCAACAATGTTTCATTGTCAACTTTATAATGAATTGATGAAATTAAAAGGTGATGAGGGTGGAAGAAAGATTATTGATAAATATTCAAGTGTATGTCTAAAAGTTCCTGTTATGGATAGAAAAGAACTTTATGATTATGATTATCTTCAGGATATCAAAAATAATGAGGTATAA
- a CDS encoding DUF6323 family protein, producing the protein MDKIMQFQVIKKEEEINQIMKCNKVSIQYGLTLTLQDIEGLLETKQKILQDVGRIEFDSTILQQMVYEFCDSLFIHKYNYVETMTQLLEIFYYYRDATEDYLSDEEIIRYMKMAFDGCCQGSLYYLSEEQLNTLMDDLNDRNDIYVGLAYGDI; encoded by the coding sequence ATGGATAAAATTATGCAGTTTCAGGTCATTAAAAAAGAGGAAGAAATCAATCAGATTATGAAGTGTAATAAGGTATCAATTCAATATGGATTGACTCTTACACTACAGGATATTGAAGGACTATTAGAAACGAAACAGAAAATTCTACAAGATGTTGGAAGAATAGAATTTGATTCTACAATCTTACAACAAATGGTCTATGAGTTTTGTGATAGTTTATTTATTCATAAATATAACTATGTAGAAACAATGACTCAATTGTTAGAAATCTTTTATTATTATCGAGATGCAACAGAAGATTATTTAAGTGATGAAGAAATTATTCGTTATATGAAAATGGCATTTGATGGTTGCTGTCAGGGATCATTGTATTATTTATCAGAGGAACAGTTAAATACTTTAATGGATGATTTAAATGATAGAAATGACATTTATGTGGGGTTAGCATATGGAGATATCTAA
- a CDS encoding NAD-dependent epimerase/dehydratase family protein — translation MDILVFGGTRYFGVHLVNELIKKGHHVTIATRGMTPDSFGTSVERIHVDRYDINQLKDIFKDKEFDIIYDNLAYSSQDIETLFNSLHCHRYILTSSNAVYPFQLNTKEDDFVAAHHVLKMGVRSSFSYDEGKRQAESAIVQLHPQQKTTRVRFPVVLGKDDYTKRLYFYVEHILKGIPMYIDHLTTSFSFISSHDAGAFLAYLSDKDICEAINACSPQSITLQEIFDYIEDHTGKKAMITSDGDKAPFHDIQSHSLNVEKAQNIGFHFTPLSDWLFPLIDFYICQISEDEHNI, via the coding sequence ATGGATATATTGGTCTTTGGAGGTACACGTTACTTTGGTGTTCATTTAGTCAATGAATTAATTAAGAAAGGACATCATGTCACAATTGCTACAAGAGGAATGACACCTGATTCTTTTGGAACAAGTGTTGAAAGAATACATGTAGATCGTTATGATATCAATCAATTAAAAGATATATTTAAGGATAAAGAATTTGATATTATTTATGATAATCTAGCGTACTCATCTCAGGATATCGAAACTCTTTTCAATTCTTTACATTGTCACCGCTACATCTTAACATCATCGAATGCTGTTTATCCTTTTCAATTGAATACAAAAGAAGATGATTTCGTAGCAGCTCATCATGTTTTAAAAATGGGTGTAAGGAGTTCGTTTTCTTATGATGAAGGGAAACGTCAGGCTGAAAGTGCTATTGTCCAATTACATCCACAACAGAAAACAACAAGAGTGCGTTTTCCAGTTGTATTAGGAAAAGATGACTATACAAAACGTTTATATTTTTATGTTGAACATATTTTAAAAGGTATACCTATGTATATAGATCATTTAACAACATCATTTAGTTTCATATCCTCGCATGATGCTGGTGCTTTTTTGGCTTATTTAAGTGATAAAGATATATGTGAAGCCATAAATGCATGTAGCCCTCAATCAATAACACTACAAGAAATTTTTGATTATATTGAAGATCATACTGGTAAAAAAGCTATGATAACATCTGATGGCGATAAAGCACCATTTCATGATATACAGTCACATAGTTTAAATGTAGAAAAAGCTCAAAATATCGGTTTTCATTTTACTCCATTATCTGATTGGCTGTTCCCGCTTATTGACTTTTATATTTGCCAGATATCAGAAGATGAGCATAATATTTAA
- a CDS encoding xanthine dehydrogenase family protein molybdopterin-binding subunit, with protein sequence MKKTFQQVNKPVRKKDAMNLLLGKPAYVDDVTPTDCLVVKVLRSPHAHALIEDIDVETAKQVDGIEAIYTYHDVPQKRFTMAGQTYPEPSPYDRLILDQRVRFVGDAVAIIAGVNEKSVDQAMKLIKVKYQVLEAVLDIHTAKDNKVLVHPEDNWKALCPVGADNQRNLCASDSSVEGDLEGVFSTCDEVMERTYHTRANQQAMMETFRTYCEIDPFGRLHVISSTQIVFHVRRILAHALDIPKSQIHVEKPRIGGGFGAKQTVVAEVYPAFVTWMTKKSSKMIYSRTETQIAATPRHEMEVTVRIGAMNDGTIRAIDVYTLSNTGAFGEHGPTTVGLSGHKSIPLYNNHLEAYRFAYDVVYTNCQAAGAYRGYGATQGIFAVESAVNELASRLGIDAVAIREKNMVKEGQEMSAYYHEVTKSCALNRCMDRAQELFDWKNKSKPRMMPNGKIRSSGVAMAMQGSGISGVDVGSATIKLNDDGFYALTIGAADMGTGCDTILAQMAAECLECDVENVIVFGADSDASPYDSGSYASSTTYVTGKAVEKACLELKDHLCHIGAEMLGCPKSEVKFTSQGIETLDGQKRISFSDIATKSMCGNNIPTQVTVSHSSPVSPPPFMVGMVEIELDKETGQVEILDYVAVVDCGTVINTNLARVQTEGGLVQGIGMALYENVQYSDKGAIAENSLMQYKIPSRLDMGKLRVEFESSYEETGPFGAKSIGEIVINTPSPAIAHAIYNATGVWQRDLPMTPEKILMSLPEEL encoded by the coding sequence ATGAAAAAAACTTTCCAGCAGGTAAATAAACCTGTTCGTAAAAAAGATGCTATGAATTTATTATTGGGGAAACCAGCATATGTTGATGATGTGACACCAACAGATTGTCTTGTTGTGAAAGTTTTACGTTCTCCTCATGCTCATGCACTCATTGAAGATATTGATGTTGAAACGGCTAAACAAGTAGATGGTATTGAAGCTATCTATACTTATCATGATGTTCCTCAAAAACGTTTTACGATGGCTGGACAAACATATCCTGAACCAAGTCCATATGATCGTTTGATTTTAGATCAAAGAGTCCGTTTTGTTGGTGATGCGGTTGCGATTATTGCGGGAGTCAATGAAAAGAGCGTTGATCAGGCTATGAAACTTATCAAGGTTAAATATCAAGTCTTAGAAGCTGTTTTAGATATACATACTGCAAAAGATAATAAAGTTTTGGTTCATCCAGAAGACAATTGGAAAGCATTATGCCCAGTAGGGGCAGATAATCAACGTAATCTTTGTGCAAGTGATTCTAGTGTTGAGGGAGATTTAGAAGGTGTTTTCTCAACTTGTGATGAAGTGATGGAAAGAACTTATCATACCCGTGCGAATCAACAGGCCATGATGGAAACTTTTAGAACATATTGCGAAATTGATCCTTTTGGTCGTTTACATGTTATCAGTTCAACACAGATTGTCTTCCATGTTCGTCGTATTTTGGCTCATGCATTAGATATTCCTAAATCTCAGATTCATGTTGAAAAACCAAGAATTGGTGGTGGATTTGGAGCAAAACAAACAGTCGTTGCTGAAGTTTATCCAGCATTTGTCACTTGGATGACAAAGAAATCATCAAAGATGATATACTCACGTACAGAAACTCAAATTGCAGCAACGCCACGTCATGAGATGGAAGTGACAGTACGTATTGGTGCTATGAATGATGGAACAATTCGTGCGATTGATGTTTATACATTATCTAATACTGGTGCTTTTGGTGAACATGGTCCAACAACAGTTGGATTATCAGGGCATAAATCCATACCACTTTACAACAATCATCTAGAAGCTTATCGTTTTGCTTATGATGTTGTTTATACCAACTGTCAGGCAGCAGGAGCTTATCGTGGATATGGGGCAACACAGGGAATTTTTGCAGTCGAATCTGCAGTTAATGAACTGGCATCACGTCTAGGTATAGATGCAGTCGCTATTCGTGAAAAAAACATGGTTAAAGAGGGACAGGAGATGTCTGCTTATTATCATGAAGTCACAAAGAGTTGTGCTTTGAATCGCTGCATGGATCGTGCTCAAGAATTATTTGACTGGAAAAATAAATCAAAGCCTAGAATGATGCCAAATGGCAAAATTCGTAGTAGTGGTGTTGCGATGGCTATGCAAGGTTCAGGAATTTCTGGTGTTGATGTTGGTTCAGCAACGATTAAATTAAATGATGATGGTTTTTATGCATTAACAATTGGAGCCGCAGATATGGGAACCGGGTGTGATACAATTTTGGCTCAAATGGCTGCCGAATGTTTAGAATGTGATGTTGAGAATGTGATTGTCTTTGGAGCAGATTCTGATGCTTCGCCATATGATTCGGGTTCTTATGCATCAAGTACAACTTATGTGACTGGAAAAGCAGTAGAAAAGGCCTGCCTAGAATTAAAAGATCATTTATGTCATATTGGAGCAGAGATGTTGGGTTGTCCAAAATCCGAGGTGAAATTTACAAGTCAAGGCATTGAAACATTAGATGGCCAAAAACGTATATCTTTTAGTGATATTGCAACAAAATCAATGTGTGGAAACAATATACCAACACAAGTCACAGTTTCTCATTCATCACCAGTTTCTCCACCACCATTTATGGTAGGAATGGTTGAAATTGAATTAGATAAAGAAACAGGACAAGTTGAAATCTTAGATTATGTTGCAGTTGTTGACTGTGGAACAGTCATTAATACCAATCTGGCACGTGTTCAAACAGAAGGGGGACTTGTGCAAGGTATTGGTATGGCTCTTTATGAAAATGTTCAATATAGTGATAAAGGAGCGATTGCTGAAAACTCATTGATGCAATATAAGATTCCATCTCGCTTAGATATGGGGAAATTACGTGTGGAATTTGAAAGCAGTTATGAAGAGACTGGACCTTTTGGTGCCAAGTCAATTGGTGAAATTGTTATTAATACACCATCTCCTGCCATTGCTCATGCGATTTATAATGCGACAGGGGTATGGCAAAGAGATTTACCAATGACTCCTGAAAAAATCTTAATGAGTTTACCAGAAGAGTTATGA
- a CDS encoding FAD binding domain-containing protein: protein MLDIKKYVKVQSLEEAYELCQNRKNIIIGGMLWLKMQNRSVDTAIDLCDLNLNHIEDKGDEIHIGAMVTLRQLESNPILHQYTHGAMKESVHNIVGVQFRNLATVGGSLFGRYGFSDVLTMFMALDAYVELYHGGIVSIQEFATMRPTPDVLVRVIIKKSPLRVVYMSQRNTKTDFPVLTCAVSQIETTYTCTIGARPLKAVTFKDENHFLDSSLSDESIQAFANDIAKKLVLGSNLRGSADYRRRIAKVLMKRALTALREENHHAY, encoded by the coding sequence TTGCTTGATATCAAAAAATATGTCAAAGTTCAAAGTCTTGAAGAAGCTTATGAACTTTGTCAAAATCGTAAGAATATTATTATTGGTGGTATGCTTTGGTTAAAAATGCAAAATAGAAGTGTTGATACAGCAATTGATCTTTGTGATTTGAATTTGAATCATATTGAGGATAAAGGGGACGAAATTCATATTGGTGCAATGGTGACATTACGCCAATTAGAATCAAATCCAATTCTTCATCAATATACACATGGAGCTATGAAAGAAAGTGTTCACAATATTGTTGGTGTTCAATTTAGAAATCTTGCGACTGTTGGTGGAAGTTTATTTGGACGTTATGGTTTTTCAGATGTATTGACAATGTTTATGGCTTTGGATGCTTATGTTGAACTTTATCATGGTGGAATTGTATCAATTCAAGAGTTTGCGACAATGCGTCCAACTCCAGATGTCTTGGTGAGAGTCATTATTAAGAAATCGCCTCTCCGTGTTGTTTATATGTCACAACGCAATACAAAAACTGACTTTCCTGTTTTAACGTGTGCAGTGAGTCAGATAGAAACTACTTATACATGTACAATTGGTGCTCGTCCTTTAAAGGCTGTAACTTTTAAAGATGAAAATCATTTTTTAGATTCATCTTTAAGTGATGAAAGTATTCAAGCGTTTGCTAATGATATTGCTAAAAAATTAGTTTTAGGATCTAATCTCAGAGGGAGTGCTGATTATCGTCGCCGTATTGCAAAAGTCTTAATGAAACGTGCTTTGACAGCGTTAAGGGAGGAGAATCATCATGCTTATTAA
- a CDS encoding DUF6179 domain-containing protein, giving the protein MEISKVQLSFEELLDSKYLAIEIKDKITQGMINILMEKMRRYTGGDSSLSKEKTQSLMDSILYTLSFYMRDIDMQNMIEILKTQDVVEVYKQSQYHLLQQLHHLYLRVQELQSHKLNISLDVYQETITKGLTAFFDVYNFDYCSQDIVLTLDYPTCYPLKQVGLEQIIEYVHYLEIEHDFLNCFQESDIEKVLKGYCFYEHGIIDNISLLFINQLLIKSLIGYNQDFLFQNQEEINQLYQVLSSYSSKELYDVLYRQLQILIKSLESPYQQEILIYFTYILNDLVSYLHQHNQFHTLKNAVACAF; this is encoded by the coding sequence ATGGAGATATCTAAAGTACAACTTTCATTTGAAGAATTATTAGATTCAAAGTACCTAGCAATTGAAATAAAGGATAAAATCACTCAAGGTATGATCAATATTTTGATGGAAAAGATGAGAAGATATACAGGTGGAGATTCATCATTATCTAAAGAAAAAACTCAAAGTCTAATGGATTCTATTCTCTATACTTTATCTTTTTATATGCGAGATATAGATATGCAGAATATGATAGAGATACTTAAGACTCAAGATGTTGTTGAAGTCTATAAACAGAGTCAGTATCACTTATTACAACAACTTCATCATTTATATTTACGAGTTCAAGAATTACAAAGTCATAAATTAAATATATCTTTAGATGTCTATCAAGAAACAATAACAAAAGGATTGACGGCTTTTTTTGATGTTTATAACTTTGATTATTGTAGTCAGGATATTGTTTTAACTTTGGATTATCCAACTTGTTATCCTTTAAAACAAGTTGGCTTAGAACAAATAATTGAATATGTTCATTATTTAGAAATAGAACATGATTTCTTAAATTGTTTTCAGGAAAGTGATATTGAAAAAGTCTTAAAAGGCTATTGCTTTTATGAGCATGGAATCATTGATAATATTTCATTGCTTTTTATCAATCAGCTGTTAATAAAAAGTTTGATAGGCTATAATCAGGATTTCTTATTTCAAAATCAAGAAGAAATCAATCAACTCTATCAAGTTTTATCATCTTATTCTTCAAAAGAACTTTATGATGTCTTATATAGACAACTTCAAATATTGATCAAGAGTTTAGAAAGTCCTTATCAACAAGAGATATTGATTTATTTTACATATATATTAAATGATTTAGTTTCTTATTTACATCAACATAACCAATTTCATACTCTAAAAAATGCAGTTGCATGTGCATTTTAA
- a CDS encoding AraC family transcriptional regulator, producing MKIEEFKNVTMIYMRHVGEYGLKNKELMETFKQFLKDNHLLNDQSVILGIALDNPQITPVHQLRYDVGLIVDENENNILPSRLIADGKYVIFEVPHTAQGVQNFWIQLPKLAEDLSIDEKKPIIERYTMNKIKNHLCEFCIPVK from the coding sequence ATGAAAATTGAAGAATTTAAGAATGTTACTATGATTTATATGCGTCATGTTGGTGAATATGGACTTAAGAATAAGGAATTGATGGAGACTTTTAAACAGTTTCTAAAAGATAATCATTTATTAAATGATCAATCAGTTATTTTAGGAATTGCATTAGATAATCCTCAAATAACACCTGTTCATCAATTGAGGTATGATGTAGGTCTTATTGTTGATGAAAATGAAAATAATATTTTGCCAAGTCGATTGATTGCTGATGGAAAATATGTAATATTTGAAGTACCTCATACTGCTCAAGGTGTCCAGAATTTTTGGATTCAACTACCAAAGTTGGCAGAAGATCTATCAATTGATGAAAAGAAACCAATTATTGAACGCTATACTATGAACAAAATTAAGAATCATTTATGTGAATTTTGTATTCCAGTTAAATAA
- a CDS encoding ribonucleoside-diphosphate reductase subunit alpha, with protein MLIQKRNGLYQDYDRHKIENAIIKAFEGIHETIHQQHLENILNDVEDQIQERISVEYIQDKVEEALMRHGYLQVAKAYILYREKHHHLRIVIEELMQMLNDEGIESLLIKIQKDYPQTEYSLQLLLVKLKTFYKEGMNQHDAFKMLMKASVELISKDAPEWEKISARFLTYDIHQRIQEKMETMGIYSFYDKLVYLTKENYYGDYILEHYSHKDIQELESYMKDERNEVFTYSGLELIMKRYLIQDRNRDILEKPQEMFMGIAMHLAMKEKEKVKWAKDIYDILSTLKVTMATPTMSNARKPFHQMSSCFIDTVDDSLAGIYKSLDNFAKVSKHGGGMGLYFGKVRANGSSIRGFKGAAGGVIRWLKLVNDTATAVDQLGVRQGAAAVYLDAWHRDLPEFLQIRTNNGDDRMKAHDIFPAVCYPDLFWKLAKSDLDASWYMMCPHEIHEVKGYYLEDTYGEEWERKYYECVEDERISKRVMSVKDIVRLIIKSLVETGTPFAFNRDHVNRMNPNAHQGMIYCSNLCSEIAQNMSSMEILPHEQIQIDGETIVVEKTKPGDFVVCNLASLTLGHIDVKNDKELQHIIYVVMRALDNVIDLNYYPVPYAKITNQKYRPVGLGTSGYHHMLVKLGMTFESHEHLEFVDQLYEKINYYALEASCALAKEKGKYDYFDGSDFDTGAYFEKRHYQSSSWQVLQNDIHEYGLRNGYLLAVAPTSSTSIIAGTTAAVDPIMKKFFMEEKKGSMMTRVAPDLNMKTFWLYKNAHHIDQQWVIEAAGIRQRHIDQSQSVNLYITNEFTFRKLLDLYIKAWEKGVKTLYYVRSQSLEVEECESCSA; from the coding sequence ATGTTAATACAAAAAAGAAATGGTCTTTATCAAGATTACGATAGACATAAGATTGAAAATGCTATTATAAAGGCATTTGAGGGAATACATGAAACAATTCATCAACAACATTTAGAAAATATTTTAAATGATGTTGAAGATCAAATACAAGAGAGAATAAGTGTTGAATATATTCAGGATAAAGTAGAAGAGGCTTTGATGCGGCATGGCTATTTACAAGTTGCAAAGGCATATATTCTTTATCGTGAAAAGCATCATCATTTAAGAATTGTTATAGAAGAACTTATGCAGATGTTAAATGATGAAGGTATTGAATCTCTTTTGATAAAAATTCAAAAAGATTATCCTCAAACTGAGTATTCTTTACAATTGTTATTGGTGAAATTGAAAACATTTTATAAAGAAGGTATGAATCAGCATGATGCTTTTAAGATGTTAATGAAAGCAAGTGTTGAACTGATCAGTAAAGATGCTCCTGAATGGGAAAAGATTTCAGCAAGATTCTTAACTTATGATATTCATCAAAGAATTCAGGAAAAGATGGAAACTATGGGTATTTATTCTTTTTATGATAAATTGGTTTATTTAACGAAAGAGAATTATTATGGTGATTACATCTTAGAACATTATTCTCATAAAGATATTCAAGAATTAGAAAGTTATATGAAAGATGAAAGAAATGAAGTTTTTACATATAGTGGTTTAGAATTAATTATGAAGCGTTATTTGATTCAAGATAGAAATAGAGATATCTTAGAAAAACCACAAGAAATGTTTATGGGGATTGCCATGCATTTGGCTATGAAGGAAAAAGAGAAAGTCAAATGGGCTAAAGACATTTATGATATTTTAAGTACATTGAAAGTGACCATGGCAACACCAACAATGTCAAATGCGAGAAAACCATTTCATCAGATGAGTTCATGTTTTATTGATACTGTTGATGATTCGTTAGCAGGTATCTATAAGAGTTTGGATAATTTTGCTAAGGTCTCTAAGCATGGTGGTGGTATGGGATTATATTTTGGTAAAGTGCGTGCCAACGGAAGCAGTATTAGAGGTTTTAAGGGTGCTGCTGGAGGTGTGATTCGCTGGTTGAAATTAGTCAATGATACAGCAACTGCAGTTGATCAATTAGGTGTGCGTCAAGGTGCAGCGGCTGTTTATTTAGATGCCTGGCATCGTGATTTACCAGAGTTTTTACAGATTCGTACAAATAATGGTGATGATCGTATGAAAGCCCATGATATATTCCCTGCTGTCTGTTATCCGGATTTATTTTGGAAACTCGCTAAATCAGATTTGGATGCCTCTTGGTATATGATGTGTCCTCATGAAATTCATGAAGTCAAAGGGTATTATCTTGAAGATACTTATGGTGAAGAATGGGAAAGAAAATATTATGAGTGTGTAGAAGACGAGCGTATTTCTAAGCGTGTCATGTCAGTCAAGGATATTGTGAGACTCATTATCAAATCTTTAGTAGAAACAGGGACACCATTTGCTTTTAATCGTGATCATGTGAATCGTATGAATCCTAATGCTCATCAAGGAATGATTTATTGTAGCAATCTTTGTAGTGAAATTGCTCAAAATATGAGTTCTATGGAAATCTTGCCACATGAACAAATCCAAATTGATGGAGAAACAATTGTTGTTGAAAAAACCAAACCAGGAGATTTTGTGGTTTGTAATTTAGCCTCTTTAACACTAGGACATATTGATGTGAAAAATGATAAAGAGTTACAGCATATTATATATGTTGTCATGAGAGCATTAGATAATGTGATTGATTTAAATTATTATCCTGTTCCTTATGCAAAAATAACAAATCAAAAATATCGTCCAGTAGGACTTGGAACAAGTGGATATCATCATATGTTAGTGAAATTAGGCATGACTTTTGAAAGTCATGAACATTTAGAGTTTGTTGATCAACTCTATGAGAAAATCAATTATTATGCATTAGAAGCATCATGTGCTCTTGCAAAGGAAAAAGGAAAATATGATTATTTTGATGGTAGTGATTTTGATACAGGTGCTTATTTTGAAAAAAGACATTATCAAAGTTCATCATGGCAAGTCTTGCAAAATGATATTCATGAATATGGACTTAGAAATGGTTATTTATTAGCTGTTGCACCAACAAGTTCAACATCAATTATTGCTGGAACAACAGCAGCAGTTGATCCTATTATGAAGAAGTTTTTCATGGAAGAAAAAAAAGGGAGTATGATGACAAGAGTTGCTCCTGACTTAAATATGAAGACATTCTGGTTATATAAGAATGCTCATCATATTGATCAGCAATGGGTGATTGAAGCAGCTGGAATCAGACAAAGACATATTGATCAATCACAATCAGTCAATCTTTATATAACGAATGAATTTACATTTAGAAAACTTTTAGATTTATATATAAAGGCATGGGAAAAAGGTGTCAAAACACTTTATTATGTACGTAGTCAATCTTTAGAAGTTGAAGAATGTGAATCATGTAGTGCATAG